Sequence from the Uloborus diversus isolate 005 chromosome 8, Udiv.v.3.1, whole genome shotgun sequence genome:
aaaaaaatattgaagaaagaaattcgtatttctatttggagatcgttaaattatgtttccaaaagaaagaagagaaaaagaattctaaaataataaaagcggaaaaaaaaaaaaatgctagggCAGGTGATAAAGTCaccaaaactggtacagctgacgataaactacattatttgtcaaattggaattcccctctggtaacctttagcttatcgtatactgtgttgttgccaacggaggtttgcttggcgattttagcgtaAAATGGCTTTCGGTttgatcataaccagccatgtttctactgtaatttatgtattgttcaatgtgtaacatattaattatgcaaaataccaatggattaaagaagataacattataatagcgttttttattgaggttagaagacagtagatcatcaaaaattatgaataaatggacagaattatcggcgtcaagatcgtaacgccatttggacatctcacatgtacgtttaaaaaaaattttttcttctaagatactgcataaaagcttatgaaaacacttttaaacaattaaaaaatgattctgaggatcgataaatacctttaaagtgaaaacatcatatacttagttctcaaaaaatagcattgtaaagatcgtaaattttggacatgcatcaaatttcaaacttactattttctaaaattgcttacaaagtgaataatctgtctttacttttgttatttgtgtaaaatattaacaaaaaattattcagtgtaagattcatacctttaaattttttttgaaacgtatggaaataattaaaaaaaattttttctttaatgatacatttgctcagttaacgttttggtatgtccaaaattgcgccttttagcaaagaaaatatttttttaagggcatttaaagagcattttttccataatttatgccaattcttgtctctatacagtattataatttaactcaaaaatttttgagtcaattaaaatgaaagttatttgatgttgaagcttcaaagttgaggtctgtgtttgctcccaccttttgagaactgcccaattATGGATTTATTTCTCCAtagaagtattcaaataataccatttgttttactatgtacttttcaagaaaaacagcaattaatttactggatttttttttcaaagtataaatGGTAagtactaataattaaaatatacagATAACGCTTTAGAAATTTGAATTGTGGAAACTTGGTAAGACTTCTACTTAACTAGACACGTTTTTGCGTTCCTTTGGGGGTATTGAGTCATTAAAGTTATGGGTTCTTcagtaacaaaaaagaaaaaaaaaaaaaaaaaaaaagatgcagtcaaaaaaaaaaaaaaaaaaaacatacaatagaATTTTAAGTAACAGTTCATGGGaaacaaatcatttaatttttggtcgtaaaattattttgctgaaGCAAATAAGAACTATATTCAAATAAGAACTATTTTGTCaaactttacaaatattttaagtttcattATTGCAGTCCAATTTTTATGCTCTAAAATTGAGAGAAAAGGAAAAGATAACATGGAAGATCTTGCAATGTCCCGCATTGCATAACAAAGAGTTAAGTTTAATAAACTCAAACCTCTTGGTGAGGGTGATATTCATTACACCTAAGAGCGTGTGATCATCTAcaggggcagttctcaaaaggtgggaacaaacacagacctcaactttgaagcttcaacaccaaataactttcattttaattaactcaaaaatttttgagttaaactataatactgtatagagacaagaattgacataaattatggaaaaaatgctcttcaaatgcccttaaaaaaatattttctttgctaaaaggcacaattttggacataccaaaacgttaactgagcaaatgtaccattaaaaaaaaaattttttttattatttctatacgtttcaaaaaaaaattaaaggtatgaatcttacactgaataactttttgttaatattttacacagataacaaaaataaagatagattatttactttgtaaacgatttaaaaaaaacgtaactttgaaatttgatgtatgtccaaaagttgcgatctttaaaatgctattatttgagaactaagtatatgatgtttttgttttaaaggtatttatcgatcctcagaatcaatttttaattgtttaaaagtgttttcataagcttttatgcagtatcttagaagaaaaatgatttttcttaaacatacatgtgagatgtccaaatggcgttacgatcttgatgccgataattctgtccgtttattcataatttttgatgatccactgtcttctaacctcaataaaaaaggttattataatgttatcttttttaatccattggtattttgcataattaatacgttacacattgaacaatgcataaattacagtagtaacatggctttctatgatcgaacgaaagccattttgcgctaacatcgccaagcaaacttccgctggcgacattggcgacaacacagtatacgatacgctaaaggttaccagaggggaattccagtctgacaaacgtagtttatcgtcagctgtaccacttttggcgactttatcacctgcgctagcaattttttttttttccgcttttattattttagaattctttttctcttctttcttttggaaacataatttaacgatctccaaatagaaatacgaatttctttcttcaataatttttttagacatcattttaattcttatgacattagaaaaaatattcattattaaaactgatgtcactttttacaattgtattatttttaatttgaagcttttttttaactttgcatcaatttcttcaaaatcattccaaaactttattaaatgtaaggagcagcatgtatagccattcaagtatttcattaatatcctctttattattaaattgcaaaatttaaaaagtaataaataaaattttcattggaaaagttaaaaatcagattaacaattgtcaaaaatgatgaaacttacgttatgatgatgtccaaaatccgttacctacaggaaagcaatgtccaaaatctgttacctacagattgctgatttaatttgctaattaacaatttttacaaatacctgctgtcttttcatgttcatatattgtgttctaggtatgcatactatagaataaaatcaaaattgatgtcaaattcgaaaatttttgaaattgctcaaagttaacttttttgttcccaccttttgagaactgcccacagGCATATAAAGAAATTTGTTTCAGGAGGGGCTCAAGCCAAATATTAATGAGAACATTGCAAAATTtccaaataaaagtttgaaaatatttaaatccttATTCACAATGAAGTTTTatttagagacgtaccaagtactaggtaactactcggtacttggCCAATTTGCTGAGTATTCAGTACTTGGCCAAATTTTGATCTGATAATCAGCCAATACCGAgtaattgtaaaaaattgaatattgttcaagacgaATTTTAcaagtacagtgaagcaccgtttatacgattttcttttatacgtttttatcaattatacgtttttttaaaattggtccctgcagagtctaatacacattaatctatatctattatacgttttttcatttgtaagtttttttcatacaatctcttcaaaaatgtataaacggtgTAATAACAAAAgtacaagcatataatatactgcaatcatttacaattgcCATATTCATAAAATAAGACTGAATTCTATGTATAagttaaataaaaacacttataaaATCTAATCGGGGTAAAAGTTAACTATAGTCTTGGGtgtaatttttgattactttttctAGATCACATACTAGTGTAGGACAACTTACCTTTGGTCAGGAACAGTCTAAGTGATTTTTAAGATGCATATTCATAGACTCATAACAAAAAACCCTGTCAATCGTATTCCAATGTATTCCTAATCACTTGAAAACTTggattgcaaatttttaaaatcatggctttgcagatttaaatttttagcataatgataataatatcaagaaataaaaattaagtcattTTTTGAAGAGTAAGAAAAAGGTTGTGACTTTGGGCAGTGAAATTCTtaaggagaaaattaaaaaaaaaaaaaaagctatcaaaataaccaaaatagattattgtattttaaattatgacGTAAAAAACTAATCTCTCGATATTTTCtgatcataccttttatttatttgatcataCCTTTTACCTAttatattacttattttattataaattaatcATGTATGTGTCGGTGGTTCCTCgtaaaacataattggtattCGGCCACTCGGCCGAAGTACTCCATACTCGTTCAAAGTgctactcagtacgtctctagttttatttatttggggAGGAGGAGCTCGAGCCTTTTCAGCACCCCTGGGAATGTCTGAAGAGACTTTGTTATGTGGTACCCTTGCATTTAGAcgccttttattgaaaagttttgtattaggtattaaacaagatcttcaatttaaatttaaaaaatcaaattgaagTTATCTTATCCTtatttaattatcattttattttcaaattatttttttaaaacgttgtaacaaaataaaattttcattcatctTTTACAACCGAAGTTTTTTCAGAAACATAAATACCATCTAAGAATTTTCTTATGTCTTTTTTCTTTACCAATGTTGACTGATGAATTAGGGCTGCAGACCGAGACACGGATTCAATATCATTTCCTTCGATGATCAGCTCATCTTTCTGTGCTGTTGAATTTTGGCAAACCACACCAGGTTGCATTTCCACACGTCGGGACGATTTTTTCACCCAAGAAATTTCGGATTTCAACCAAGCTTCCATCTTTAGACGTTGTTATGTTGATGGGGAAATGGGCATACACAGATCGCATTTTGTACAGATATCCTTTCGTAACTCCTTTTATCATATTTTCGATATGGGAACAGACTGTACGGACAGTGGCTAATTCTTTACGTATTCCAAACCACTTTTGGACTCTCAATTTATCTTTTCCGATGAGCTCCATATCCACTTGCACGTGGCGAAAAGGTCTTCGAAGAATCCCGCGAGGGCCGCGTACAGTAACAACTCTAGATTTCACCTTTAGTTTAACATCTTTgggaatttttacaatttgtgatGCTAATATGGTCTTCATTTCGAAAATAACACAATTTATcagaaatgattttcaaaattatggcGAGCACTTCTTTGCTGTCACCTGTCGTCGTCGAAATTTACACTATATTCCTGTTAATGTGCAAAGAAGATGTAAAAGAGATCTAGGTTTTACGCCCCTTCTCTCCGGTAAATCATTACCGATGTTTCCAGTTCTGAGGGTGAGTTCGCTTGAGGGTATGTTCGCATAGATCAACCGGTTACTTTTCAGTAGTCGGTAGCTGTATTAGAATGTTTTCCGGTTAGACCCCGGAAATGAGGCATTATTGCTTGTATTTAGAagttttttccttacaaaatacACAGATTTCATACCCTTTGCCCTCCTCCCCACTCCTCTGGAAAAGTTTGAAATGGCAACTCTGTCCTCGGTTAACCGTGGTAGATCGGTTCACTCTCTGCGAACATCCCAACAATATGCAAAATAAGAAATACCAACGTTTAAATACACAAAATTGTCAATAATTGTATTTTGAAGTTATCTacaactttttgtttttaactgatgctatttactttattttacttttcagctaCAGAGATATCCACatatttttaaggatattttgcattaaaaaacggAAAGCCCGGTGTGAATTCTACCGATGGATAGGTAATGAACATGGAGTCGTTATGAAATACGTTTTCTGCTATTTATTAACGATTAAAAAAGTTAGCACAGCAATGTGTTGTTATTAAAAATGGCTATTCCACAAATTCCCTGTGTTGCTACACTTTAGTTCAAAAAACGGGTCCCAGTTGCCTAAATGCGTACTAAAATGTGCTCTTAATGTACCCCGTCAAAACAAAAGTGTAACGCTTGGTTTGTCAGTCACTTTTTTTTGAACTAGAACGAaatcacatttttattatttcatttttgtgaaaaagttttCGTTTTCAAATAGTCCTATCtcatccttggggggggggggggggggggggggtattgaaaagtacttgaaagtttcatttttgtgtATGAACCATGTTACAATATTGACCTTAATTATTCTTTATTCTTAACTAGaaaacgggtgaaaattgcttccacatttgaaagAAACAatagcctgtttggtgatattttgatagttgaaattttaaccctaactccagagaATTCAGCCTAAAATACAGTAGATAGTTGTTGaacatttttacgtttcttcattatcCTAAAACGACGGTGTTACCGTAGAAGC
This genomic interval carries:
- the LOC129227538 gene encoding LOW QUALITY PROTEIN: 60S ribosomal protein L9-like (The sequence of the model RefSeq protein was modified relative to this genomic sequence to represent the inferred CDS: deleted 1 base in 1 codon) codes for the protein MKTILASQIVKIPKDVKLKVKSRVVTVRGPRGILRRPFRHVQVDMELIGKDKLRVQKWFGIRKELATVRTVCSHIENMIKGVTKGYLYKMRSVYAHFPINITTSKDGSLVEIRNFLGEKIVRRVEMQPGVVCQNSTAQKDELIIEGNDIESVSRSAALIHQSTLVKKKDIRKFLDGIYVSEKTSVVKDE